One [Clostridium] saccharolyticum WM1 DNA segment encodes these proteins:
- a CDS encoding ABC transporter ATP-binding protein, which produces MNQELITARGLTKIYGTKPALDHIDLTVGRGRIIGLLGPNGSGKTTFIKLLCGLLQPTSGTLEINGNGPGVESKSVISYLPDRMYFADWMKACDLTDFFADFYGDFDRAKAMEMFTALGIRPNDRMKTMSKGTKEKVQLALIMSRKAQLYLLDEPIGGVDPAARDFILNTILTNYSDNGTVMLSTHLISDIERVLDEAIFLQNGKVVRHDTVDNIREQEGKSVDQLFREIFAYGS; this is translated from the coding sequence ATGAACCAGGAACTAATTACTGCCCGCGGTCTTACTAAGATTTATGGTACAAAGCCCGCGCTTGACCATATCGATCTGACGGTTGGACGTGGACGCATCATCGGTCTTCTGGGTCCAAACGGCTCAGGCAAAACTACTTTTATCAAACTTTTGTGCGGGCTTTTACAGCCTACCTCCGGTACTCTGGAGATAAACGGCAATGGACCTGGTGTGGAATCCAAGTCAGTCATCTCTTACCTGCCGGACCGCATGTATTTTGCAGACTGGATGAAAGCCTGCGATTTGACTGACTTTTTTGCGGATTTTTATGGGGATTTTGACCGGGCAAAGGCAATGGAGATGTTTACGGCCCTTGGCATCCGTCCCAATGACCGGATGAAGACCATGTCAAAGGGTACCAAGGAAAAGGTGCAGCTTGCACTCATCATGAGCCGCAAGGCACAGCTGTATCTTCTTGATGAGCCGATCGGGGGCGTAGATCCGGCAGCCCGTGATTTCATCCTGAACACGATTCTGACCAACTATAGTGATAATGGCACTGTCATGCTTTCCACACATTTGATTTCCGACATTGAGCGTGTGCTGGATGAGGCCATTTTCCTGCAAAACGGAAAGGTTGTGCGCCACGATACGGTGGATAACATCCGGGAGCAGGAAGGGAAATCGGTGGACCAGCTGTTCCGCGAAATCTTCGCCTACGGCAGCTAA
- a CDS encoding GntR family transcriptional regulator — protein sequence MTWKLTDDRPIWIQLVDQLTLRIVSGIYASGTDVPTVRALASEASVNPNTMQRALAELESRGLVETRRTAGRIVTEDLSLIRTVREELAYMRMDEFLASMRALGYTDEQTRQLLATWNKEEESI from the coding sequence ATGACCTGGAAACTAACTGATGACCGGCCAATCTGGATACAGCTTGTGGATCAGCTTACGTTACGCATTGTATCCGGCATATATGCATCCGGCACGGATGTACCTACAGTGCGTGCACTGGCCAGCGAGGCAAGTGTCAATCCCAATACGATGCAGCGTGCACTGGCAGAGCTGGAAAGCAGGGGGCTGGTAGAAACTCGCCGCACAGCAGGACGGATCGTTACAGAGGATCTGTCACTGATCCGTACCGTGCGTGAGGAGCTTGCCTATATGCGAATGGATGAATTTCTTGCATCTATGCGTGCCCTGGGCTATACCGATGAACAAACCCGGCAGCTGCTTGCAACATGGAATAAAGAGGAGGAATCTATATGA
- a CDS encoding polysaccharide deacetylase family protein, with the protein MKKLLQWGFGLLTVALVTAFVPATPFPSMADETASGQETSEVRNGWIDENLGPGVARWVDENGNILSQPGKQGEDGAGDEGENRSQAQEEIAGTEAEGQQDASLESQEQVPAGRQIDPSKPMVALTFDDGPFAPVGNQIMDCLAQYGGKATFFVVGSRVPAYGAEMQRIAAEGHEIGNHTYEHKNLTKLSGAQIQRQINRCNDTVQAVCGVRPSLVRPPGGAKNAAVLANAQAPVIMWSIDTRDWKTRNAAKTVNAVMSQIRDGDIVLMHELYSQSGAAALEIIPRLSEAGYQLVTVSEMAALRGGASPGGVYFHFYP; encoded by the coding sequence ATGAAAAAACTATTACAATGGGGCTTCGGCCTGTTGACCGTGGCACTTGTGACAGCGTTCGTACCGGCTACGCCGTTTCCTTCCATGGCGGATGAAACGGCATCAGGCCAGGAAACATCGGAAGTACGGAATGGCTGGATAGATGAAAACCTGGGTCCGGGTGTGGCCAGGTGGGTGGATGAGAATGGAAATATTTTAAGCCAACCGGGAAAGCAGGGAGAAGACGGAGCCGGAGATGAGGGAGAGAACCGCTCACAGGCTCAGGAGGAAATTGCAGGAACTGAGGCGGAGGGGCAGCAGGATGCTTCTTTGGAAAGCCAGGAGCAGGTACCCGCAGGACGTCAGATCGACCCTTCAAAACCCATGGTGGCTTTGACCTTTGATGACGGGCCTTTTGCTCCTGTGGGTAATCAGATCATGGATTGTCTGGCCCAGTATGGAGGAAAGGCCACGTTTTTCGTGGTGGGCAGCCGGGTACCCGCTTATGGGGCGGAAATGCAGCGTATTGCCGCAGAAGGCCATGAAATCGGCAATCACACCTATGAGCATAAAAACCTGACCAAGTTAAGCGGTGCCCAGATTCAGAGGCAGATCAATCGATGCAATGACACGGTACAGGCTGTCTGCGGTGTAAGGCCCTCTTTGGTCAGGCCTCCGGGAGGGGCAAAAAATGCTGCTGTTCTTGCAAATGCCCAGGCACCTGTCATCATGTGGAGTATTGATACCCGGGACTGGAAGACAAGGAATGCGGCAAAGACGGTAAATGCGGTTATGAGTCAGATACGTGACGGGGATATTGTTCTCATGCATGAGCTTTATTCCCAAAGCGGGGCAGCTGCCCTTGAAATAATCCCAAGGCTTTCGGAGGCAGGTTATCAGCTGGTTACGGTAAGTGAGATGGCAGCCTTGCGGGGAGGAGCCTCCCCGGGGGGAGTTTATTTTCATTTTTATCCATAA
- a CDS encoding PHP domain-containing protein: MINLSYDLHIHSCLSPCGDDDMTPANIAGMAALKGLDVIAVTDHNSCKNCPAVLHFAEEYGILALPGMEICTSEEVHAVCLFSSLSRAMEFDEYVYERLIPFPNKEEIFGKQQIYNKEDVVCGTVPNLLINSVDISFDGLWDLVRSYGGVMFPAHLDKSANSLISNLGFVPPDSQFTIAEVKDLSKLHELKKRNPYLEECRIISNSDAHYLEDIHEPRLTIEAMEKTREAVVQALLHP; encoded by the coding sequence ATGATAAATCTCAGTTATGATCTTCACATTCATTCCTGCTTATCACCGTGCGGGGATGATGATATGACACCGGCCAATATTGCTGGGATGGCTGCCTTAAAAGGGCTTGATGTGATTGCAGTGACAGATCATAACTCCTGTAAAAACTGTCCTGCCGTGCTCCATTTTGCGGAGGAATACGGAATCCTTGCATTGCCTGGTATGGAAATCTGTACGTCAGAGGAGGTACATGCGGTGTGTCTGTTTTCAAGTCTTTCCAGGGCCATGGAGTTTGATGAATATGTGTATGAACGGTTGATTCCCTTCCCCAATAAGGAGGAAATATTTGGAAAGCAGCAGATATATAATAAAGAAGATGTAGTATGCGGGACAGTTCCCAATCTTCTTATTAACAGTGTGGATATCTCCTTTGATGGACTGTGGGATCTGGTAAGATCATATGGAGGCGTCATGTTTCCGGCCCATCTTGACAAGTCAGCCAACAGCCTGATCTCCAACCTGGGGTTTGTCCCCCCGGACAGCCAGTTTACCATTGCTGAGGTAAAGGATCTTTCCAAGCTCCATGAGCTAAAAAAAAGGAATCCGTATCTGGAAGAGTGCCGGATCATAAGCAATTCTGATGCCCATTATCTGGAAGACATCCATGAGCCCCGGCTTACCATAGAGGCAATGGAAAAAACCAGGGAAGCAGTGGTACAGGCACTTTTGCATCCTTAG
- a CDS encoding [Fe-Fe] hydrogenase large subunit C-terminal domain-containing protein — MDKFYHSVRLDEELCMGCINCIKRCPTQAIRVRNGKAQINSKFCIDCGECIRVCPHHAKHATYDKLEVLKQYEYTVALPPPSLYSQFNNLDDVNIVLNALLMMGFDDVFEVSAAAELVSEATREYLSENPDKLPAISTACPSVVRLIRVRFPNLIPNLLPLNPPVEVAAILAAQKAMEKTGLDRDKIGIIFISPCPSKVTYVKSPLGTEHSEVDKVLAIKDLYPRLLSCMKAVGEDPPEIGTSGKIGVSWGRSGGEASGLFTEDYLAADGIENVIRVLEDMEDQKFTNLKFVELNACNGGCVGGVLTVENPYVAEVKLKRLRKYMPVARSHMHAGAEELVKWTNEVQYEPVFNLGETMMESFARLNQVERLLKKFPGLDCGSCGAPTCKALAEDIVRGEAVESDCVYFLRDNVHKLSEEVSRLAADIVEGDSDSYEKFKVMSKYIQRISDEMTQLDRKDGRNRNDGKGID; from the coding sequence GTGGATAAATTTTATCATTCGGTAAGGCTTGATGAAGAGCTTTGCATGGGATGTATTAATTGTATCAAACGGTGCCCTACCCAGGCGATCAGAGTGAGAAACGGGAAGGCACAGATCAACAGCAAATTCTGTATAGACTGCGGAGAGTGCATCCGGGTATGTCCTCATCATGCGAAACATGCTACCTATGATAAGCTGGAGGTCTTAAAGCAATATGAATATACGGTGGCCTTGCCGCCGCCATCCCTTTACAGCCAGTTTAACAATCTGGATGATGTGAATATTGTTTTAAATGCCCTTCTTATGATGGGTTTTGATGATGTATTTGAAGTAAGTGCGGCGGCGGAGCTGGTGAGTGAAGCTACCAGGGAGTATTTAAGCGAAAATCCGGACAAGCTTCCGGCCATCAGCACTGCCTGCCCTTCTGTGGTCCGGCTCATCCGGGTCCGGTTTCCAAACCTGATTCCCAATCTGCTGCCTTTAAATCCGCCGGTGGAGGTGGCGGCCATCCTTGCGGCTCAGAAGGCCATGGAAAAGACCGGACTAGATAGAGATAAGATCGGGATCATTTTTATTTCCCCCTGTCCTTCCAAGGTCACATATGTGAAGTCCCCCCTAGGCACGGAGCACAGTGAAGTGGATAAGGTCCTTGCCATAAAGGATTTATATCCCAGGCTTTTGTCCTGTATGAAAGCGGTGGGAGAGGATCCGCCGGAGATCGGGACTTCAGGAAAGATCGGAGTCAGCTGGGGACGAAGCGGAGGAGAGGCAAGCGGCCTGTTTACCGAGGATTACTTAGCAGCAGATGGAATTGAAAATGTGATACGGGTCCTTGAGGACATGGAGGACCAGAAATTTACCAATCTGAAATTTGTAGAGCTTAACGCCTGCAATGGAGGCTGCGTAGGCGGTGTTCTTACGGTGGAAAACCCGTATGTGGCAGAAGTAAAGTTAAAACGGCTCCGGAAATACATGCCGGTGGCAAGAAGCCATATGCATGCAGGGGCCGAAGAGCTGGTAAAGTGGACCAATGAGGTCCAGTATGAACCGGTGTTTAATTTAGGGGAAACCATGATGGAAAGCTTTGCCAGGCTAAACCAGGTGGAAAGGCTTCTAAAGAAGTTTCCCGGCCTGGACTGCGGCTCCTGCGGTGCGCCTACCTGCAAGGCACTGGCAGAGGATATAGTCCGGGGAGAAGCGGTGGAATCGGACTGTGTTTATTTCCTCAGGGACAATGTTCATAAGCTGTCGGAGGAGGTCTCCAGGCTGGCGGCTGATATCGTGGAAGGAGACAGCGACAGCTATGAGAAATTCAAGGTCATGTCCAAATACATCCAAAGGATTTCCGATGAAATGACTCAGCTTGACAGAAAAGACGGGAGGAACCGAAATGACGGTAAAGGAATTGATTGA
- a CDS encoding ATP-binding protein, protein MTDMITFHYSISPDDFTRAGEASSDVKSKLKKMGVTPEAVRKVAIAMYEGEINMVIHAKGGDITVNITPDRIEMILDDVGPGIPDIGLAMQAGYSTAPDAVRSLGFGAGMGLPNMKKYSDAMEIHTVIGKGTTIRMVVNI, encoded by the coding sequence ATGACGGATATGATAACCTTCCATTACAGCATTTCTCCCGATGATTTTACCAGGGCGGGAGAAGCCAGCAGTGATGTGAAAAGCAAGCTGAAAAAGATGGGGGTCACCCCGGAAGCAGTGCGCAAGGTGGCCATTGCCATGTATGAAGGAGAGATCAACATGGTGATTCATGCAAAGGGCGGGGACATAACCGTCAACATTACCCCGGACCGGATCGAGATGATCCTTGATGATGTAGGTCCGGGTATACCGGATATTGGTCTGGCCATGCAGGCTGGCTACTCCACGGCACCGGATGCAGTTCGTTCCCTTGGCTTTGGAGCCGGAATGGGACTTCCCAATATGAAAAAATATTCGGATGCTATGGAGATCCATACAGTGATAGGAAAAGGAACCACCATTCGCATGGTAGTGAATATATAA
- a CDS encoding DRTGG domain-containing protein has protein sequence MTVRDVRDILGARVLAGEDHLDEKVLSACGSDMMSDVLAFSKDHSVLLTGLCNPQVIRTAEMLDIVCIVFVRGKKPDESMLQMADERGIIILSTGHRMFSACGMLYEAGLHGGAI, from the coding sequence ATGACAGTAAGAGATGTGAGAGATATCCTGGGTGCCCGGGTTCTGGCAGGTGAGGATCATTTGGATGAGAAGGTCCTCAGTGCCTGCGGTTCCGATATGATGAGCGATGTACTGGCGTTTTCCAAAGATCATTCAGTCCTTCTTACGGGACTGTGCAATCCTCAGGTGATCCGTACGGCAGAGATGCTGGACATTGTCTGTATTGTGTTCGTCAGAGGCAAAAAGCCGGATGAGTCCATGCTGCAGATGGCGGATGAGAGAGGCATTATCATCCTGTCCACAGGACACCGGATGTTTTCTGCCTGCGGTATGCTTTATGAGGCCGGGCTTCATGGAGGTGCCATTTGA
- a CDS encoding NADH-quinone oxidoreductase subunit NuoE family protein: MACKTQGVQFNGTKEQEIALKEVIALLRDTKGSLMPIMQKAQEIYGYLPIEVQTMISDETGIPLEKIYGVATFYAQFALQPKGKYQISVCLGTACYVKGSGDIFHKLEEILGITNGECTPDGKFSLDSCRCVGACGLAPVMMVNGEVYGRLSADDVPDILAKYE; this comes from the coding sequence ATGGCTTGTAAAACACAAGGCGTCCAGTTTAATGGGACAAAAGAGCAGGAAATAGCTTTAAAAGAAGTGATTGCCCTGCTAAGAGACACAAAAGGATCTCTGATGCCTATCATGCAAAAGGCGCAGGAGATTTATGGCTATCTTCCAATCGAAGTCCAGACCATGATTTCTGACGAAACGGGCATACCGCTTGAGAAAATTTATGGTGTTGCAACCTTTTATGCCCAGTTCGCGCTTCAGCCCAAGGGAAAGTACCAGATATCTGTCTGTCTTGGAACTGCATGCTATGTAAAGGGTTCTGGAGACATCTTCCATAAGCTTGAAGAAATCCTCGGGATCACCAACGGCGAATGTACACCTGACGGAAAGTTTTCACTTGATTCCTGCCGCTGCGTAGGGGCCTGTGGCCTGGCTCCCGTCATGATGGTGAACGGAGAGGTTTACGGAAGGCTGAGTGCTGATGACGTTCCTGATATTCTTGCGAAATATGAATAA
- a CDS encoding ATP-binding protein has translation MMTEISLNILDLAENSTRAGAALVTILISIDIAADKLTVILKDNGCGMTREQVAQVTDPFFTTRGTRNVGLGVPFFKYAAESTGGCFSIESEPGAGTVVTAVFGLSHIDRMPLGDINSTIVTLITCHPDTDFLYIYRYNEASFELDTRDFRKILGDIPFDTPEVSAYIKEYLSENKLETDGGAAV, from the coding sequence ATGATGACAGAGATTTCTTTAAATATTCTGGATTTGGCAGAAAATTCCACACGGGCAGGTGCCGCCCTGGTTACCATTCTCATTTCCATAGATATAGCTGCAGATAAACTGACCGTCATCTTGAAAGACAACGGCTGCGGCATGACTAGGGAGCAGGTAGCTCAGGTCACAGATCCATTTTTCACCACCAGAGGAACAAGAAACGTGGGCCTTGGCGTCCCATTTTTCAAATATGCGGCGGAAAGTACAGGCGGATGCTTTTCCATTGAGTCAGAGCCTGGCGCCGGAACAGTGGTTACCGCTGTTTTTGGACTGTCCCATATTGACCGCATGCCCCTTGGTGATATAAACAGTACCATAGTAACTCTTATCACCTGTCATCCGGATACAGATTTTCTCTATATCTATCGTTATAACGAAGCGTCATTTGAGCTGGACACCAGAGATTTCCGCAAAATTTTAGGGGATATCCCCTTTGACACTCCGGAGGTATCGGCTTACATAAAAGAATATCTCAGTGAAAACAAATTGGAAACAGACGGAGGCGCGGCCGTTTAG
- a CDS encoding (2Fe-2S) ferredoxin domain-containing protein — translation MKTLEELKAIREKMQGQVSMRGEDHGRTRILVGMATCGIASGARPVLNTLSNLVQENHMTDRFSVTQTGCIGLCQYEPIVEILEPGKDKITYIKMTPEKAEEVYKEHLLGGHVVQNYTLASADIK, via the coding sequence ATGAAGACTCTTGAAGAATTAAAAGCAATTCGTGAAAAGATGCAGGGTCAGGTCAGCATGCGGGGCGAGGATCACGGACGCACACGCATTCTGGTTGGCATGGCTACATGCGGAATTGCCAGCGGAGCAAGACCTGTTCTTAATACATTGTCAAACCTGGTTCAGGAAAATCATATGACAGACCGTTTTTCCGTTACCCAGACCGGATGTATCGGTTTATGCCAGTATGAACCAATCGTTGAGATCCTGGAACCTGGAAAAGATAAAATTACTTATATAAAAATGACCCCGGAAAAAGCAGAAGAAGTTTACAAAGAGCATTTACTGGGCGGTCATGTAGTTCAAAACTATACGTTAGCTTCTGCTGACATCAAATAA
- a CDS encoding NADH-quinone oxidoreductase subunit NuoF, translating to MYRSHVLVCGGTGCTSSGSQQIMVKLRDELKGQGLDQEVSVVQTGCHGLCALGPIMIIYPDATFYAMVKEEDISEIVSEHLLKGRPVERLLYDETVTPAGIKALSDTDFYKKQHRIALRNCGVINPEEIEEYIGTGGYQALGKVLTEMTPDEVIQVLLDSGLRGRGGAGFPTGLKWKLASQNDADQKYVCCNADEGDPGAFMDRSVLEGDPHALLEAMTIAGYAIGASQGYIYVRAEYPIAVQRLKIAIEQARKMELLGDDIFGSGFSFNIDLRLGAGAFVCGEETALMVSIEGNRGEPRPRPPFPAQKGLFGKPTILNNVETYANIPQIILNGPEWFASMGTEKSKGTKVFALGGKIHNTGLVEVPMGTTLREIIEEIGGGIPNGKKFKAAQTGGPSGGCIPVEHYDIPIDYDNLISIGSMMGSGGLIVMDETDCMVDIAKFFLEFTVEESCGKCTPCRIGTKRMHEILDKITKGQATLEDLDRLEELCYYVKENSACGLGQTAPNPVLSTLKFFRDEYNAHIVDKTCPAGVCKALLSYYIDAEKCKGCTLCARNCPVNAISGSVKNPHVIDPEKCIKCGVCMEKCKFDAVYKK from the coding sequence ATGTATCGTTCACATGTATTAGTTTGCGGCGGCACAGGATGTACTTCCTCCGGAAGCCAGCAGATTATGGTTAAATTAAGAGATGAATTAAAAGGACAGGGTCTGGATCAGGAAGTATCCGTTGTACAGACCGGCTGCCACGGCCTTTGTGCCTTAGGCCCCATTATGATCATTTATCCCGATGCTACCTTCTATGCCATGGTAAAGGAAGAGGATATTTCTGAAATTGTATCCGAGCACTTATTAAAAGGACGTCCGGTGGAAAGACTTCTTTATGATGAGACCGTGACTCCTGCAGGAATCAAAGCCTTAAGTGATACGGATTTCTATAAAAAACAGCACCGGATCGCCCTGCGCAACTGCGGCGTCATCAACCCGGAAGAAATTGAAGAATACATCGGAACCGGCGGATACCAGGCTCTTGGAAAGGTTCTTACGGAGATGACTCCCGATGAAGTGATCCAGGTCCTCTTAGACAGCGGATTAAGAGGCCGGGGCGGCGCAGGCTTCCCGACCGGCCTTAAATGGAAGCTGGCCAGTCAAAATGATGCGGACCAGAAGTATGTCTGCTGCAACGCAGATGAGGGAGACCCAGGTGCATTCATGGACCGTTCCGTATTAGAGGGCGATCCTCATGCACTTTTGGAGGCCATGACCATTGCAGGCTACGCCATCGGTGCTTCCCAGGGCTACATCTACGTGCGTGCCGAGTACCCCATCGCTGTACAGCGTTTGAAAATAGCAATCGAACAGGCCAGAAAGATGGAGCTTTTAGGAGATGATATCTTTGGATCAGGATTTTCCTTTAACATTGACCTTCGTTTAGGTGCCGGTGCATTCGTATGCGGCGAAGAGACAGCCCTCATGGTTTCCATCGAAGGCAACCGAGGAGAGCCAAGGCCACGGCCTCCGTTCCCGGCGCAGAAAGGTTTGTTTGGCAAACCAACCATTTTAAATAACGTGGAAACTTATGCAAATATCCCGCAGATCATCTTAAATGGCCCGGAATGGTTCGCTTCCATGGGTACAGAAAAGTCCAAGGGAACGAAAGTATTCGCTTTGGGCGGCAAGATCCACAATACCGGACTGGTGGAGGTTCCCATGGGAACCACCCTTCGTGAGATCATCGAGGAGATCGGCGGCGGCATTCCTAACGGAAAGAAGTTCAAGGCGGCTCAGACCGGAGGACCATCCGGCGGCTGTATCCCGGTAGAGCATTACGACATTCCCATTGATTATGACAACCTGATTTCCATCGGCTCCATGATGGGCTCCGGCGGTCTGATCGTTATGGATGAAACCGACTGTATGGTTGACATCGCTAAATTCTTCCTGGAATTCACGGTGGAAGAATCCTGCGGCAAATGTACCCCATGCCGTATCGGTACAAAGCGTATGCATGAAATCCTTGACAAGATTACCAAGGGACAGGCAACACTGGAAGATTTGGACCGTCTGGAAGAGCTTTGCTATTACGTAAAAGAAAACTCTGCCTGCGGACTTGGACAGACAGCGCCAAACCCGGTTCTGTCGACCCTTAAATTCTTCCGCGACGAATACAATGCCCATATTGTTGACAAGACATGTCCTGCCGGTGTGTGCAAAGCGCTGCTCTCCTACTATATTGATGCTGAGAAATGCAAGGGCTGTACTCTTTGTGCAAGAAACTGCCCGGTGAACGCCATCTCCGGTTCCGTTAAGAACCCACATGTCATTGATCCTGAGAAGTGTATCAAGTGCGGCGTATGTATGGAGAAATGTAAATTTGACGCTGTCTACAAGAAATAA
- a CDS encoding NADH-dependent [FeFe] hydrogenase, group A6 produces MENITIKINGMDVSAPAGSTILEAARLAHVEIPTLCFLKDMNEIAACRICTVEINGGRLAASCVYPINPGMEVLTNTPKLREYRKKTLQLILSNHDRSCLSCVRSGNCELQTLCKELGVDADDYYDGAKTPSTLDESAAHMVRDNSKCILCRRCSAVCEKVQGIGVIGPNERGFATIIGSAFDMGLGDTSCVSCGQCIAVCPTGALYEKSSIDEVAAAIADRSKHVIVQTAPAVRAGLGEEFGYPIGTNVEGKMAAALRRLGFDKVFDTNFSADLTIMEEAHEFIDRVQNGGVLPMITSCSPGWIKYCEHYFPDMTENLSSCKSPQQMFGAIAKSYYAEKMGLKPEDIVSVSVMPCTAKKFEIGRDDQDANGSPDVDYSMTTRELARMIKQAGIRFTELPDEDFDTPLGLGTGAAVIFGATGGVMEAALRTAVESLTGEELEKPEFTDVRGTKGIKEASYRVGDMDVNVAVASGLGNARELLNRVKSGEANYHFIEIMGCPGGCVNGGGQPQQPGYVRNTTDIRSLRAKVLYDEDAAKTIRKSHENPAIKELYETFLGEPGSEKAHHLLHTTYVKRKINEI; encoded by the coding sequence ATGGAGAATATCACAATAAAAATCAATGGCATGGATGTAAGCGCTCCGGCTGGCTCCACTATATTAGAAGCCGCCAGACTTGCCCATGTTGAGATTCCGACTTTATGCTTTTTAAAAGATATGAATGAAATTGCTGCCTGCCGGATCTGTACCGTTGAAATCAACGGAGGCAGACTGGCCGCTTCCTGCGTATACCCCATCAATCCGGGCATGGAGGTACTGACCAACACACCCAAGCTGCGTGAGTACAGAAAGAAAACCCTTCAGCTCATCCTTTCCAATCACGACCGCTCCTGCTTATCCTGTGTCCGCAGCGGAAACTGCGAATTACAGACCTTATGCAAGGAACTGGGCGTCGACGCAGATGATTATTATGATGGTGCTAAGACACCTTCTACCCTTGATGAAAGTGCCGCCCACATGGTTCGGGACAACAGCAAATGTATCCTGTGCCGCCGCTGCTCCGCTGTCTGTGAAAAAGTTCAGGGAATCGGCGTGATCGGACCTAATGAGCGTGGCTTTGCCACCATCATTGGTTCTGCCTTTGACATGGGACTTGGCGACACAAGCTGCGTATCCTGCGGTCAGTGTATCGCCGTCTGCCCTACCGGCGCTCTTTATGAGAAGAGCAGCATTGACGAAGTGGCTGCTGCCATTGCAGACCGGTCAAAGCATGTGATCGTTCAGACGGCTCCCGCTGTTCGTGCAGGACTGGGCGAAGAATTCGGTTATCCCATTGGAACCAATGTGGAAGGAAAAATGGCGGCCGCTTTAAGAAGGCTGGGCTTTGACAAGGTATTTGATACCAACTTCAGCGCCGACTTAACCATCATGGAAGAAGCCCATGAATTCATTGACCGGGTTCAAAACGGAGGAGTCCTTCCTATGATCACCTCCTGTTCCCCCGGATGGATCAAATACTGTGAACACTACTTCCCGGATATGACAGAGAACTTATCTTCCTGTAAATCCCCGCAGCAGATGTTCGGCGCCATTGCAAAATCCTACTATGCAGAAAAAATGGGCTTAAAGCCGGAGGATATCGTATCCGTCAGCGTAATGCCATGTACCGCTAAGAAATTCGAGATCGGAAGAGACGACCAGGATGCCAACGGCTCTCCTGACGTAGATTATTCCATGACGACCAGAGAGCTGGCCAGAATGATCAAACAGGCCGGCATCCGGTTCACAGAACTTCCTGATGAAGATTTTGACACTCCTTTAGGCCTTGGTACCGGCGCAGCCGTTATCTTCGGAGCCACCGGCGGTGTTATGGAAGCAGCCTTAAGAACCGCTGTGGAAAGCCTGACCGGCGAAGAGCTTGAAAAGCCTGAATTCACCGATGTTCGAGGAACAAAGGGAATTAAGGAGGCTTCCTACCGCGTAGGCGATATGGATGTAAATGTTGCTGTTGCTTCCGGCCTAGGCAATGCGAGGGAACTCCTTAACAGAGTAAAATCCGGAGAAGCAAACTATCACTTCATCGAGATCATGGGATGCCCAGGCGGTTGTGTAAACGGCGGCGGACAGCCTCAGCAGCCTGGTTATGTACGCAATACAACCGATATCCGCAGTCTCCGTGCAAAAGTCCTTTATGACGAAGACGCTGCCAAGACCATCCGTAAGTCTCATGAAAACCCTGCAATCAAGGAATTGTACGAGACATTCCTTGGGGAACCTGGAAGCGAAAAGGCTCACCACCTTCTGCATACCACCTATGTAAAGAGAAAAATAAACGAAATTTAA